DNA sequence from the Pelosinus sp. IPA-1 genome:
TGAACTTGTGGATGGTCTATTACTATCTGGCGGGTGTGATATCAATCCGCTTCGTTATAATGAAGAACCTTGCAAAGAACTAGAGTTTATTTTCCCTGAGGTAGATGAACATCAACTAGCCGCCGCGCGGATAGCTACTGGCCTAGGTAAGCCTATGCTTGGAATATGTAGGGGAACGCAAGTTCTGAATGTGGCATTTGGTGGAACCTTGTATCAGGATGTACTTCAAGTGCCCACATCTATTAAGCATACTCAGAAAACACAAAGGTATGTTCCTGGACATACAGTGAACATAGTTCAAGATACTATCCTGTCTAGAATTTTTAATAAAAAGGTGATTTTGACCAATAGTTTTCATCACCAGGCCGTTAAGGATATTGCGTCAGGATTTATAGTCAATGCTAGGGCAGAAGATGGAGTAATAGAAGGAATCGAGAGACCAGGCGATATATTTACTGTTGGCATCCAATGGCATCCGGAAATGATGGCTGGAAAATATCCAGAAATGCTGAATATTTTTAAACAGTTTATCGCAGCAGCGGAAGCTACGGTGCGATGATTATAAGAGAGAAAATGAATTAGGTGAGGGGGACTTAATCAATGTTATATACATACCAACCCAAAGGCGTTTGTTCAACTGAAATAACCTTTGAGATTGCGGACGGTGTTGTAAAAAATGTAAAGTTTACTGGAGGCTGTCGCGGTAATCTTACAGCTATATCCAGACTTTTGGAGGGATTGCCCGCTCAAGAGGTGATTTTAAAGATGAAGGGTATTACTTGTCGGCCAAGCGGAGCTTCTTGCGCTGACCAATTGTCATGTGCTTTAGAAAAAGCAATGAATTCTTGACGCTCTTCGGTATGAGATAAAAGGAGTAAACGCTGAGTGACGAATGAAGATAAAAAAATTTGGATTGAGGTGATTTCAAAATTAAAGGGCATTACCTGCTGACCCAGTGGAGATTCTTGTGCCGATCAGTTGTAAGCCGATGTCGAAGAATTAAATTTTGGGAGGTAAATCATGGACATAGCAGAGCAGAACAATGAAATACGTAAACATCCAAAGGGATTTTATGTAATTGCATTTATTGAAATATGGGAAAGATTTGGTTATGGTGGATTACACACAGTATTGGCTTTATTTCTTACTAAAAATTTAGGAATGACCGATGCCCAAAGTTTTTCGGTTTATGGTACTTTTGTAGCATTGGTGTTTGCTTTTATGTCTGTTGGTGGTTATATCGGAGATAAGGTTTTAGGAACACAACGTACTATAATATTAGGTGCTGTAACCCTTATGGTGGGCTATTTTATTATGGGACTTGCTAACTCCGATATAACACTTATCTATGCTGCTTTGGCTATTGTAGCTGTTGGTAATGGGTTATTCAAGGCTAATCCTTCAAGTTTATTATCGAAACTATATTCAAAGGATGATCCAAGAATAGATGGCGCATTTACAATCTATTACATGGCTATAAATCTTGGATTTCTCATTTCCATGATTGCTATTCCTTACTTAGGAGCAAGATATGGAGCAACTTTTGGTTTTTATGTCTGTGGCGGTGGCGTATTTTTTGCAATCGCTTCATTTCTGGCTTCTCGAAAATTAGTTAAAGGTTTTGATTCTCCAGTTGGGTTGGAACCAATAAAGTACAAAAACCTATTAATGGTGGCAGTAGGAATTATAATAACTGTTACTGTTTCAACGTTTATGCTGCAAAATATTAAAGTGGTACGTTTTTTGCTATTATTGGTTGGAATAACGGTAGTAGGAATTTTTTTTAGGGTAATATTTAAAAGCAGTGGTACTGAACGGAATCAATTGATTGCCGCTTTTATTTTGATACTTGAAGCAATCGTATTTTATACACTTTCACAGCAAATGCCGATGTCATTAAATTTCTTTGCAATTAGAAACGTAGAGCATGCGATATTAGGGATTCCCGTAGGTAATCCACAAAGCTTCCAGGCTTTAAATCCATTTTTCATCATGTTGCTCAGTCCAATTTTAGCTTGGATGTATACTTATTTTGGGAAACAAGGACGAGATCTTTCTATTGCTACTAAATTTGCAGTAGGCATGGTTTGTTGTTCATTTAGTTTTTTAATCCTGTCTTTTGGAGCTAAATTCGCAAATGCGCAAGGTATTGTTTCGGCAAATTGGCTTGTAGCAAATTATTTTTTCAGTAGTTTGGGTGAATTGTTAATCAGCGGATTAGGACTTGCAATGGTAGCTAAATTAGTGTCTCAAAGAATAGTTGGATTTGTTATGGGATCATGGTTTCTAAGTATTTCAGCGGCTGGTATTATTGGTGGTTGGGTAGCTTCATTGACTGCTGCACCAAAAGGTATCACTGATCCACTACAAACATTGCCGGTTTATTCAAATGTGTTTCTTGAAATTGGGGCAGTTGCGGGAATAATTGCTCTTCTTATGCTAATTACTGCGCCTAAAATTAAGCACTTAATTGAAAAAGAAGAGGTAGTAGTAGGGGATTCTGTCGCAGAAGATAGTCAAGGTGCTTAGTAAGTTTTTATACACTAATATAGTAGTCTCTCGGAAACAATCCGATGAGGACGGCGGAAGATGAGCAGAAGAAGCCAGCCAAAGACGCTGGATAAAATCATAAAAGGTGCCGACACCAGGAATTTCATTAGGTAAAAAGCCGCTGAGGATGGGAAAAATAGGCGTGGGGCGCATTGTATTTCAGCAACTTTGAACAAATTGGCATATCAAACGCTAGCTAAGGCATTGTGATTTAATAAAACTGTATCCGAGAGACCAGGTTTCAAGTAATGAAGTTGTAATTGTTCTTTAACAAAGGTTTGAAATTCTTGATGGGAACGAGTAGCTTTTAACAAAAGAATCACCGTTAGCAAGATAGACAAAATAAATGCCTTATTCGCGATTATGGAAGTGATTTGAAAAAGTCAAGTATTATTTAAAAATACCAGCATTGGCTGGTGGAAAAACAAAATTGACCAAGGCAGGAAGCCTTGATCAATATATGGTCTCGGGTCCGAGAGAGTACATATAAATTGAGGGGGAAAATTAATGAAAAAGAAAACGAGTGCTATTTTGTCTGTTGCTTTTGCTTTCTCAGTATTTGGTACAAGCTTTGCTGCAGATGCTACGTTTCAAGATGTACCAGCAACGCAATGGTCTTATGATGCAATATCATATTTAGGTCAAGCAGGAATAATTGATGGTTATAACGACCAAACTTTCCGTAGCAATCAAACCGTGACTCGTAACGAAATGGCGGAGATAGTTTACAAAGCTATGAGAAATGAATCAAAAGCGAATATTGCCCAAAAAGCTCTCATTGATAAATTAGCTTCTGAATATGCTTTGGAAATGAATAAAATCAATAGCATGGATAATCGACTTGGAAAGGTTGAAAAAAAATTAGCTGATATTAACATTTCCGGAAGCTTATTGGAACAGTACAAGGTCAAATCAGTTCCCCAACCGGATAGTAATTACAAAGACTACTCTAAGCAACAGTGGCAAATAAGACTGAACTTAAGCGCGAAGGTTGATAACAATACCACTTTAAATGTTCGCCTTGCTAATCCTGCACCAACTAAAGAGATTTTTGAAGATGTAACGGCTAAGTTCGGCGGCGTTAATAGTGATAATAATTTGAAGGCTGATCGGTTCTTTGCTACTACTAGGGTTGGCGCTACGGAAGTTACTATCGGACGTCAAGCGCTTGCAATTGATCCGGAAGATGCTATTGTTGATAGCGGATTTTTTAGTTATGATGGTGCTAAGCTGGATTGGAATTGGAAAGGCATAAATTTTGATATAAAACAAGGACGTTTTGCTGAAGGTGTAATAGGTTATACTTTTGGCAGTGGAATAACTACAAATGCTGCAGATTTTAACAATGTTGAAATCTCTTCCGTTTTGGTTGGCTCTAAGAGCGGCAAATTAAAATGGGATACAGGTTGGGCTAAATTTAAAAACTGGCAGCTTAGTAAAAACCTTATGAACTATTATTTTGGACATGCAGGTTATCAATTTAATAATGTATTTTCGATGGCGGCTGAGTATGGCAAAAATACGGAGGCAGCAACTGATGGTGCATATTGGTTCATCAAAGGAGTATATGGTGCTCAGTCCTTGAATGCAGCAAATAAACAGAATTTTACAGTTCAGTATCTTCATGCCTCCCAGAACTCACTTAATGGCTGTTATACAGGATTTGATGATCAGGCTCACGTTGATGCAAATGATGGAACAAATGGCCATGGGTGGAACGTTCTTGATTTTGCGTATAGATATGCTTTCAGCAATAATATGGTGGGTAAACTTGAATATGGAAAAATTATTGATCAACAAAACTCAAAGGAAGATTACCGCTTCTATAAGTTTCAATTGATCTATAAAATATAATTTATAAAAATTGGGGGTGAAAACTTTGAAAAAAATTATTGTTAGCGATCAAGCACCAAAAGCGATAGGACCATATTCGCAGGCAGTTTATGTAGATAAGTTACTTTTCGTATCAGGACAATTACCTATTGAGCCTGCCAACGGGACTATGCCAGATGATATTAAGGCACAAACTAAGCAGTCTTTGAAGAATATAAAGGCAATTCTTGAAACTGCTGGGTTAAGTATGGATAATGTAATTAAAACGACAGTTTATTTAAAAGATTTAGGAGAATTCGCGGAGGTCAACGACATGTATGCAACATTTTTCAAGAAAAACCCTCCAGCTCGTGTGTGTGTTGAGATTTCTCGTTT
Encoded proteins:
- a CDS encoding TIGR03905 family TSCPD domain-containing protein, whose protein sequence is MLYTYQPKGVCSTEITFEIADGVVKNVKFTGGCRGNLTAISRLLEGLPAQEVILKMKGITCRPSGASCADQLSCALEKAMNS
- a CDS encoding S-layer homology domain-containing protein, producing the protein MKKKTSAILSVAFAFSVFGTSFAADATFQDVPATQWSYDAISYLGQAGIIDGYNDQTFRSNQTVTRNEMAEIVYKAMRNESKANIAQKALIDKLASEYALEMNKINSMDNRLGKVEKKLADINISGSLLEQYKVKSVPQPDSNYKDYSKQQWQIRLNLSAKVDNNTTLNVRLANPAPTKEIFEDVTAKFGGVNSDNNLKADRFFATTRVGATEVTIGRQALAIDPEDAIVDSGFFSYDGAKLDWNWKGINFDIKQGRFAEGVIGYTFGSGITTNAADFNNVEISSVLVGSKSGKLKWDTGWAKFKNWQLSKNLMNYYFGHAGYQFNNVFSMAAEYGKNTEAATDGAYWFIKGVYGAQSLNAANKQNFTVQYLHASQNSLNGCYTGFDDQAHVDANDGTNGHGWNVLDFAYRYAFSNNMVGKLEYGKIIDQQNSKEDYRFYKFQLIYKI
- a CDS encoding oligopeptide:H+ symporter, producing the protein MDIAEQNNEIRKHPKGFYVIAFIEIWERFGYGGLHTVLALFLTKNLGMTDAQSFSVYGTFVALVFAFMSVGGYIGDKVLGTQRTIILGAVTLMVGYFIMGLANSDITLIYAALAIVAVGNGLFKANPSSLLSKLYSKDDPRIDGAFTIYYMAINLGFLISMIAIPYLGARYGATFGFYVCGGGVFFAIASFLASRKLVKGFDSPVGLEPIKYKNLLMVAVGIIITVTVSTFMLQNIKVVRFLLLLVGITVVGIFFRVIFKSSGTERNQLIAAFILILEAIVFYTLSQQMPMSLNFFAIRNVEHAILGIPVGNPQSFQALNPFFIMLLSPILAWMYTYFGKQGRDLSIATKFAVGMVCCSFSFLILSFGAKFANAQGIVSANWLVANYFFSSLGELLISGLGLAMVAKLVSQRIVGFVMGSWFLSISAAGIIGGWVASLTAAPKGITDPLQTLPVYSNVFLEIGAVAGIIALLMLITAPKIKHLIEKEEVVVGDSVAEDSQGA
- a CDS encoding gamma-glutamyl-gamma-aminobutyrate hydrolase family protein, giving the protein MKGEIIINRPIIGILTNLLITEGSVFPGMERTYVNYDYVQAIMMVGAVPILLPVISDEQCIRKQIELVDGLLLSGGCDINPLRYNEEPCKELEFIFPEVDEHQLAAARIATGLGKPMLGICRGTQVLNVAFGGTLYQDVLQVPTSIKHTQKTQRYVPGHTVNIVQDTILSRIFNKKVILTNSFHHQAVKDIASGFIVNARAEDGVIEGIERPGDIFTVGIQWHPEMMAGKYPEMLNIFKQFIAAAEATVR
- a CDS encoding RidA family protein, translating into MKKIIVSDQAPKAIGPYSQAVYVDKLLFVSGQLPIEPANGTMPDDIKAQTKQSLKNIKAILETAGLSMDNVIKTTVYLKDLGEFAEVNDMYATFFKKNPPARVCVEISRLPKDALVEIDAIAYNGSKSAK